Proteins encoded by one window of Kribbella flavida DSM 17836:
- a CDS encoding hemolysin family protein: MSTTVALLISLALLVCNGFFVAAEFALVAAKRHRLEQAAADGSRSARAAIAGVSELSLMLAGAQLGITLCTLGLGSLSEPAVAHLLHPLFELIGLPDDAGHVIALVIAVGGIGLLHVLLGEMAPKSWAISDPERSALLLALPFRGFTYVVRPLLLVLNWLANALVRAVGVTPQNEIANAHGPEELRLLIESSREHGTLEPAEHDLLTAMLALQNTTVAQVMTPTSRLATIPAEASARDVELASRHQGRSRLAVVSAQSRAICGIVHVRDAARATTGGGVTLRASDLMTEPLRIAAATPVAAAIRVMRERRSQLAVVQDGGRPVGVVALEDLLEEVIGEFDDETDPIITAARETRQARAD; this comes from the coding sequence ATGAGTACGACGGTCGCCCTGCTGATCTCGCTGGCCCTGCTGGTCTGCAACGGGTTCTTCGTCGCGGCGGAGTTCGCGCTGGTCGCCGCCAAGCGGCACCGGCTCGAGCAGGCCGCGGCCGACGGCAGCCGGTCCGCCCGGGCCGCGATCGCCGGGGTGAGCGAACTGTCCCTGATGCTGGCGGGCGCGCAGCTCGGCATCACGTTGTGCACGCTGGGTCTCGGGTCGCTCTCGGAACCGGCGGTCGCGCACCTGCTGCACCCGCTGTTCGAACTGATCGGCTTGCCGGACGACGCGGGCCACGTGATCGCGTTGGTCATCGCGGTCGGCGGCATCGGCCTGCTGCACGTGCTGCTCGGTGAGATGGCCCCGAAGTCCTGGGCGATCAGCGACCCGGAGCGGTCGGCGCTCCTGCTGGCGCTGCCGTTCCGCGGTTTCACGTACGTCGTACGGCCGCTGCTGCTGGTGCTCAACTGGCTCGCGAACGCCCTCGTCCGGGCCGTCGGCGTGACGCCGCAGAACGAGATCGCCAACGCGCACGGGCCGGAGGAGTTGCGCCTGCTGATCGAGTCGTCCCGCGAGCACGGCACGCTGGAGCCGGCCGAGCACGACCTGCTCACCGCGATGCTCGCCCTGCAGAACACCACGGTCGCGCAGGTGATGACGCCGACCAGCCGGCTCGCCACGATCCCGGCCGAGGCGTCCGCCCGCGACGTCGAGCTGGCCAGCCGGCACCAGGGCCGGTCGCGGCTCGCGGTGGTGTCGGCGCAGAGCCGGGCGATCTGCGGCATCGTGCACGTCCGCGACGCGGCCCGGGCGACCACCGGCGGCGGGGTGACGTTGCGGGCGAGCGACCTGATGACGGAGCCGCTGCGGATCGCCGCGGCGACGCCGGTCGCCGCAGCGATCCGGGTGATGCGGGAACGCCGGTCCCAGCTCGCCGTCGTCCAGGACGGCGGCCGCCCGGTCGGGGTGGTCGCGCTGGAGGACCTGCTGGAGGAGGTGATCGGCGAGTTCGACGACGAGACCGACCCGATCATCACCGCCGCCCGTGAGACTCGGCAGGCCAGGGCCGACTAG
- a CDS encoding class I SAM-dependent methyltransferase encodes MEIDRGVAENYDELPLWSAPFGQLILDRVPLRRGQTVVDIGAGTGFLTVELAQRSAARVIAVDPWADAMDVLRRKVEYLGLRDVELVVSDAARLELPDGSVDVVVSNLGINNFANAATVLAECHRVLRPGGHLLISTNLVGHMQEFYDVLREVVGASAKLDEHLGHRATVEGTLDLLTTAGFAATADRTQFSMRFADGTALLDHYFIRLGFLDGWLDAVGPEALHATEQQLNRRGELTLTIPAACFTAVRS; translated from the coding sequence GTGGAAATCGATCGTGGGGTGGCGGAGAACTACGACGAGTTGCCGTTGTGGTCGGCGCCGTTCGGGCAGTTGATCCTGGACCGGGTGCCGTTGCGGCGGGGGCAGACGGTGGTGGACATCGGCGCCGGCACCGGGTTCCTGACGGTGGAGCTGGCGCAGCGGTCAGCAGCCCGGGTGATCGCCGTCGATCCGTGGGCGGACGCGATGGACGTGCTGCGGCGCAAGGTGGAGTACCTCGGGCTGCGGGACGTCGAGCTGGTGGTGTCCGACGCGGCCCGGCTCGAACTGCCCGACGGGTCCGTCGACGTGGTGGTGTCCAACCTCGGGATCAACAACTTCGCCAACGCGGCGACCGTGCTCGCCGAGTGCCACCGCGTCCTGCGCCCAGGCGGGCACCTGCTGATCAGCACCAACCTGGTCGGCCACATGCAGGAGTTCTACGACGTACTCCGCGAGGTCGTCGGCGCCAGCGCCAAGCTCGACGAGCACCTCGGCCACCGGGCGACCGTCGAGGGCACGCTGGACCTGCTGACCACCGCCGGCTTCGCGGCGACCGCCGACCGGACGCAGTTCAGCATGCGCTTCGCCGACGGCACCGCCCTGCTCGACCACTACTTCATCCGCCTCGGCTTCCTCGACGGCTGGCTCGACGCCGTCGGCCCCGAAGCTCTCCACGCCACCGAGCAGCAACTCAACCGCCGCGGCGAACTCACCCTCACCATCCCAGCCGCCTGCTTCACCGCGGTCAGAAGCTAG
- a CDS encoding tyrosine-protein phosphatase — translation MRPDPATRRLDWPGCRNARDLGGLPTADGGAIRTGALIRADSLQHLTPDATETVRQSGVSRILDLRSHGEVTGFPTPFTGDSLGLHLSLQDPADPPSTATTIVESCTEMLDRHPELVAAALLAIVEAPPGAVVVHCVGGKDRTGVIVALALAVAGVPEDEIVADYFLTQENLAPLLAEQLAAEPDTSQHAWLVEFRDTRAESMTAILRHLDTTYGGPVAYLRHAGLTEEQLAALRARLTA, via the coding sequence GTGAGGCCGGACCCGGCGACCCGTCGGCTGGACTGGCCGGGCTGCCGCAACGCACGCGACCTCGGCGGCCTGCCGACGGCGGACGGCGGGGCGATCCGGACCGGTGCGCTGATCCGCGCGGACAGCCTGCAGCACCTGACCCCGGACGCCACCGAGACGGTTCGGCAGTCCGGGGTGAGCCGGATCCTGGACCTGCGGTCGCACGGCGAGGTGACCGGCTTCCCGACACCGTTCACCGGCGACTCGCTCGGCCTGCACCTGTCACTGCAGGACCCGGCTGACCCACCCAGTACGGCGACCACGATCGTCGAGTCCTGCACCGAGATGCTCGACCGGCACCCCGAGCTGGTCGCCGCCGCCCTGCTGGCGATCGTCGAGGCGCCGCCGGGCGCCGTGGTCGTGCACTGCGTCGGCGGCAAGGACCGGACCGGGGTGATCGTCGCGCTAGCCCTCGCGGTCGCCGGCGTGCCCGAGGACGAGATCGTCGCCGACTACTTCCTCACCCAGGAGAACCTGGCGCCCTTGCTGGCCGAGCAACTGGCGGCCGAGCCCGACACGTCGCAGCACGCCTGGCTGGTCGAGTTCCGCGACACCCGTGCGGAGTCGATGACCGCGATCCTGCGCCACCTCGACACGACGTACGGCGGACCCGTCGCATATCTGCGGCACGCCGGCCTCACCGAGGAGCAGTTGGCTGCTTTGCGGGCCCGCCTCACGGCCTGA
- the galE gene encoding UDP-glucose 4-epimerase GalE: MTWLVTGGAGYIGAHVVRAFAADGIDVVVIDDLSSGKVDFLVDGVPFVEANLLDTDVVRTTLDGVSGVVHLAGYKYAGVSVDKPLHTYTQNVTAMVSLLTAMADTGVRNIVFSSSAGVYGTPKDEVVTEQTRPDPQSPYGETKLVGEWLLADQAKAVELRHTSLRYFNVVGSGDPKVYDASPYNLFPIVCNLLTQGKVPQIYGTDHPTPDGTSVKDYVHVADLARAHVAAARALDSGKSLEPVYNLGSGTGTSVRQIMDAARRVTGIDFTPTEGPRRPGDPSRVVASGELAARDLEWKNTHTVDEMFASAWESWPKN; this comes from the coding sequence ATGACTTGGCTTGTGACGGGTGGGGCGGGGTACATCGGGGCGCACGTGGTGCGGGCGTTCGCGGCCGACGGGATCGACGTCGTGGTGATCGACGACCTGTCGAGCGGTAAGGTCGACTTCCTGGTCGACGGGGTGCCGTTCGTCGAGGCGAACCTGCTGGACACCGACGTGGTGCGCACGACGCTGGACGGCGTCAGCGGCGTCGTGCACCTGGCCGGCTACAAGTACGCCGGGGTGTCGGTGGACAAGCCGCTGCACACCTACACGCAGAACGTCACCGCGATGGTCTCGCTGCTCACCGCGATGGCCGACACGGGCGTGCGCAACATCGTGTTCTCCTCCAGCGCGGGCGTCTACGGCACCCCGAAGGACGAGGTCGTCACCGAGCAGACCCGGCCCGACCCGCAGAGCCCGTACGGCGAGACGAAGCTGGTCGGCGAGTGGCTGCTGGCGGACCAGGCGAAGGCGGTCGAGCTGCGGCACACCTCGCTGCGCTACTTCAACGTGGTCGGCTCCGGAGACCCGAAGGTGTACGACGCGAGCCCGTACAACCTGTTCCCGATCGTCTGCAACCTGCTGACCCAGGGCAAGGTGCCGCAGATCTACGGCACCGACCACCCGACGCCGGACGGCACCTCGGTCAAGGACTACGTGCACGTCGCCGACCTCGCCCGGGCGCACGTCGCGGCCGCCCGCGCGCTGGACTCCGGCAAGTCGCTGGAGCCGGTCTACAACCTGGGCAGCGGCACCGGCACGAGCGTGCGCCAGATCATGGACGCCGCCCGCCGCGTCACCGGCATCGACTTCACCCCCACCGAAGGCCCCCGCCGCCCCGGCGATCCGTCCCGTGTCGTCGCGTCCGGCGAGCTCGCCGCCCGCGACCTGGAGTGGAAGAACACCCACACCGTCGACGAGATGTTCGCCTCCGCGTGGGAGTCATGGCCCAAGAACTGA
- a CDS encoding NTP transferase domain-containing protein translates to MIGLVLAAGAGRRLRPYTDTLPKALVPIDAGTTPLDLTLANFAEVGLTDAAIVVGYAAAAIEARVGDLQDRYGVRLQLVHNDKAEIWNNAYSLWCARDLFAEGVLLANGDTVHPVSVERTLLDARGGDRRLILALDTEKQLADEEMKVVWDDAVGVRRITKLMDPATATGEYIGVTLIEPAAAGDLTAALRKTWQNDPDLYYEDGYQVLADAGFRIDVAPIGAVDWVEIDNHADLARAREIVCPS, encoded by the coding sequence ATGATCGGACTGGTTCTCGCCGCGGGTGCCGGCCGCCGGCTGCGCCCGTACACGGACACGTTGCCGAAGGCGCTGGTCCCGATCGACGCCGGCACCACCCCGCTGGACCTCACGCTGGCGAACTTCGCCGAGGTCGGGCTGACCGACGCGGCGATCGTCGTCGGGTACGCCGCGGCCGCGATCGAGGCCAGGGTCGGCGACCTGCAGGACCGGTACGGCGTCCGGCTGCAGCTGGTGCACAACGACAAGGCCGAGATCTGGAACAACGCCTACTCGTTGTGGTGCGCCCGCGACCTGTTCGCCGAGGGGGTGCTGCTCGCCAACGGCGACACGGTGCACCCGGTCTCGGTCGAGCGCACGCTGCTCGACGCCCGCGGCGGTGACCGGCGGCTGATCCTCGCCCTGGACACCGAGAAGCAGCTCGCCGACGAGGAGATGAAGGTGGTCTGGGACGACGCGGTGGGCGTCCGGCGGATCACCAAGCTGATGGACCCGGCGACCGCGACCGGCGAGTACATCGGCGTCACCCTGATCGAGCCGGCCGCCGCCGGCGACCTGACCGCCGCGCTGCGCAAGACCTGGCAGAACGACCCGGACCTGTACTACGAGGACGGGTACCAGGTGCTTGCCGACGCCGGCTTCCGGATCGACGTCGCTCCGATCGGCGCGGTCGACTGGGTGGAGATCGACAACCACGCAGACCTGGCCCGGGCCCGGGAGATCGTATGCCCCTCCTAG
- a CDS encoding hemolysin family protein produces MLILIGLGLILALTVATGYFVAQEFSYVAVDRNRLRALADAGDAAAARALKVTARLSFVLSGAQVGITVTALLAGYVAEPYLGEGLQKLLGNAGLPTGVGLAVSVIAALLLATVIQMVFGELAPKNLAIARAEAVALRLSRSTLVYLAVAGPVIHLFDATSNRILRRVGIEPVEELPQGATAQDLDRIIATSYEQGLLDQDTTRLLDHGLDFRGRIAGEVMVPRVDVVTVHEDDPLSRVVDLLDTGHSRFPVIASSVDEVVGVVAVGDVVEVEPADRHHVTAGSLAAAPVVVPFTLPLPVVLEQLRTAHRQLAIVVDEFGGFAGVVSLEDIAEELVGEIRDEDDLPESELVDNGDGGWTLPARWRLDQVQEATGIALPEDDDYDTVSGLVMARLGRIPVVGDRLVVDLPPRFDHDGRRVPPEQARLIVETVLRHVPGLVVLERVR; encoded by the coding sequence ATGCTGATCCTGATCGGCCTCGGGCTGATCCTGGCGCTGACCGTTGCCACCGGCTACTTCGTGGCGCAGGAGTTCTCCTACGTCGCGGTGGATCGGAACCGGCTGCGGGCCCTGGCCGACGCAGGGGACGCGGCCGCTGCCCGGGCGCTCAAGGTCACCGCCCGGCTGTCGTTCGTGCTGTCCGGTGCCCAGGTCGGGATCACCGTCACCGCGCTGCTGGCCGGCTACGTGGCCGAGCCGTACCTCGGTGAAGGGCTGCAGAAACTGCTCGGGAACGCCGGGTTACCCACGGGCGTCGGCCTGGCCGTCTCGGTGATCGCGGCGCTGCTGCTGGCAACGGTGATCCAGATGGTCTTCGGGGAGCTGGCGCCGAAGAACCTCGCCATCGCCCGGGCCGAGGCGGTCGCGCTGCGACTGTCCCGGTCGACGCTGGTCTACCTGGCCGTGGCCGGGCCGGTCATCCACCTGTTCGACGCCACCTCGAACCGGATCCTGCGCCGGGTCGGGATCGAGCCGGTGGAGGAGCTGCCGCAGGGCGCCACCGCGCAGGACCTGGACCGGATCATCGCCACGTCGTACGAGCAGGGGCTGCTGGACCAGGACACCACCCGGCTGCTCGACCACGGGCTGGACTTCCGTGGCCGGATCGCCGGCGAGGTGATGGTGCCGCGGGTGGACGTGGTGACCGTGCACGAGGACGACCCGCTGAGCCGGGTGGTCGACCTGCTCGACACCGGGCACAGCCGGTTCCCGGTGATCGCGTCCTCGGTCGACGAGGTGGTCGGGGTGGTCGCGGTCGGCGACGTCGTCGAGGTGGAACCGGCCGACCGGCACCACGTGACGGCCGGCTCGCTGGCGGCCGCGCCGGTGGTGGTGCCGTTCACGCTGCCGCTGCCCGTTGTGCTGGAGCAGCTCCGGACCGCGCACCGGCAGCTGGCGATCGTCGTGGACGAGTTCGGTGGGTTCGCCGGCGTGGTCTCGCTGGAGGACATCGCCGAGGAACTGGTCGGCGAAATCCGGGACGAGGACGACCTGCCGGAGAGCGAGCTGGTCGACAACGGCGACGGTGGCTGGACGCTGCCGGCGCGCTGGCGGCTCGACCAGGTGCAGGAAGCCACCGGCATCGCGCTGCCCGAGGACGACGACTACGACACCGTCTCCGGTCTGGTGATGGCCCGCCTCGGCCGGATCCCGGTGGTCGGTGACCGCCTGGTGGTCGACCTGCCGCCCCGCTTCGACCATGACGGGCGCCGCGTCCCGCCGGAGCAGGCCCGGCTGATCGTGGAGACGGTCCTGCGGCACGTGCCGGGCCTGGTCGTGCTGGAGCGGGTCCGATGA
- a CDS encoding bifunctional o-acetylhomoserine/o-acetylserine sulfhydrylase: MTTTPSWSFETRQIHAGQSSDPTTKARALPIYQTTSYTFDSTDHAASLFGLQEFGNIYTRIQNPTQDAVEQRIASLEGGTAALLVSSGQAAESLALLNIAEAGDHIVSSPSLYGGTYNLFHYTFPKLGIEVSFVDDPNDLASWQAAIRPNTKAFFAETIANPKSEILDIEGVAGVAHAYGVPLVVDNTVATPYLIRPIEHGADVVVHSATKYLGGHGTAIAGVIVDSGRFDYAANPERFPGFNQPDPSYHGLTYAQALGVGSELGNLAYILKARVQWLRDLGPAVSPFNAFLIAQGLETLSLRIERHVDNALEVAQWLEGRDEVDGVAYAGLPSSPWHALARKYAPRGAGAVVAFEIKGGVDAGKRFVDALELHSHVANIGDVRSLVIHPASTTHSQLSAEDQLAAGVTPGLVRLAVGIEHIDDILADLEAGFAAAKSA; encoded by the coding sequence ATGACTACCACCCCGAGCTGGTCCTTCGAAACCCGCCAGATCCACGCCGGGCAGAGCTCCGACCCGACCACCAAGGCGCGGGCGCTGCCGATCTACCAGACCACGTCGTACACCTTCGACAGCACCGACCACGCGGCGAGCCTGTTCGGGCTGCAGGAGTTCGGCAACATCTACACCCGGATCCAGAACCCGACCCAGGACGCGGTCGAGCAGCGGATCGCCAGCCTGGAAGGTGGCACCGCCGCGCTGCTGGTGTCGTCCGGCCAGGCCGCCGAGTCGCTGGCCCTGCTGAACATCGCCGAGGCCGGCGACCACATCGTCAGCAGTCCCAGCCTGTACGGCGGCACGTACAACCTGTTCCACTACACCTTCCCCAAGCTCGGCATCGAGGTGTCGTTCGTCGACGACCCCAACGATTTGGCCTCCTGGCAGGCGGCGATCCGGCCGAACACCAAGGCGTTCTTCGCCGAGACGATCGCCAACCCGAAGAGCGAGATCCTCGACATCGAGGGCGTCGCCGGCGTCGCCCACGCGTACGGCGTCCCGCTGGTGGTCGACAACACCGTCGCCACGCCGTACCTGATCCGCCCGATCGAGCACGGCGCCGACGTGGTGGTGCACTCGGCCACCAAGTACCTCGGCGGGCACGGCACCGCGATCGCCGGCGTGATCGTCGACTCCGGCAGGTTCGACTACGCGGCGAACCCGGAGCGCTTCCCGGGCTTCAACCAGCCCGACCCGAGCTACCACGGCCTCACCTACGCCCAGGCCCTCGGCGTCGGCAGCGAGCTGGGCAACCTCGCGTACATCCTCAAGGCGCGGGTCCAGTGGTTGCGCGACCTCGGCCCGGCGGTGTCGCCGTTCAACGCGTTCCTGATCGCGCAGGGCCTGGAGACGCTGTCGCTGCGGATCGAGCGGCACGTGGACAACGCGCTCGAGGTCGCGCAGTGGCTGGAGGGCCGCGACGAGGTGGACGGCGTCGCCTACGCCGGCCTGCCGTCGTCGCCCTGGCACGCGCTGGCCCGCAAGTACGCGCCGCGCGGTGCGGGCGCGGTGGTCGCGTTCGAGATCAAGGGCGGCGTGGACGCCGGCAAGCGGTTCGTGGACGCGCTGGAGCTGCACAGCCACGTCGCGAACATCGGCGACGTGCGGTCGCTGGTGATCCACCCGGCCTCGACCACCCACAGCCAGCTGTCCGCCGAGGACCAGCTCGCCGCAGGCGTCACCCCGGGCCTGGTCCGGCTGGCCGTCGGCATCGAGCACATCGACGACATCCTGGCCGACCTCGAAGCCGGCTTCGCCGCGGCCAAGTCCGCCTGA
- the metX gene encoding homoserine O-acetyltransferase MetX: MSQDHAVHAPGQVAGGWRPGDPAAGRQFAELGELPLERGGSLPDTTIAYETWGRPNAARDNAVLICHALTGDAHVVGPAGPGQPTPGWWDGLIPAYLDPTDWYVVAANVLGGCQGSTGPSSTAPDGRAWGSRFPAITIRDQVAAEAALADALGIDRWAAVIGGSMGGMRAIEWPLLYPDRVATAVVLASTGYASAEQIAWCAPQLAAIEADPHWHGGDYYGTGEAPLAGLGIARRIAHVTYRSEYELAIRFGRTPQGDGRFAVESYLDHHAAKLAARFDPGSYVVLTRAMNSHDIGRDRGGQHEALRGLRSRLVVAAVDSDRLYPPRLSAELVDAHPAAGPLHLVKSPYGHDGFLIEVDQVGQLVADVLH; this comes from the coding sequence ATGAGCCAGGATCACGCCGTGCACGCACCAGGTCAGGTGGCCGGTGGGTGGCGGCCGGGTGATCCTGCCGCCGGGCGGCAGTTCGCCGAGCTCGGCGAGCTGCCGCTCGAGCGCGGCGGTTCGTTGCCTGACACAACGATCGCCTACGAGACCTGGGGCCGGCCGAACGCCGCCCGGGACAACGCCGTGCTGATCTGCCACGCCCTCACCGGGGACGCGCACGTCGTCGGTCCGGCCGGCCCGGGGCAACCGACCCCGGGCTGGTGGGACGGGCTGATCCCGGCGTACCTCGACCCCACCGACTGGTACGTCGTCGCCGCGAACGTGCTGGGCGGCTGCCAGGGATCCACCGGCCCGTCCTCGACCGCCCCGGACGGACGAGCCTGGGGCAGCCGGTTCCCGGCGATCACGATCCGGGACCAGGTGGCCGCCGAGGCCGCGCTGGCCGATGCGCTGGGGATCGACCGGTGGGCGGCGGTGATCGGCGGCTCGATGGGCGGCATGCGCGCGATCGAGTGGCCGCTGCTGTACCCCGACCGGGTGGCGACGGCCGTCGTGCTCGCCTCGACCGGGTACGCGTCGGCCGAGCAGATCGCCTGGTGCGCACCGCAGCTCGCCGCGATCGAGGCGGACCCGCACTGGCACGGCGGCGACTACTACGGCACCGGCGAGGCGCCGCTGGCGGGACTCGGTATCGCGCGGCGGATCGCGCACGTCACGTACCGGTCGGAGTACGAGCTGGCGATCCGGTTCGGGCGTACCCCGCAAGGCGACGGCCGGTTCGCCGTCGAGTCGTACCTCGATCACCACGCCGCCAAGCTCGCCGCCCGGTTCGACCCCGGCTCGTACGTCGTGCTGACCCGGGCGATGAACTCGCACGACATCGGCCGGGACCGCGGCGGACAACACGAGGCGCTGCGCGGCCTGCGTTCCCGGCTGGTCGTGGCCGCCGTCGACTCCGACCGGCTGTACCCGCCCCGCCTGTCGGCCGAACTCGTCGACGCCCACCCGGCCGCCGGCCCCCTCCACCTGGTGAAGTCGCCGTACGGGCACGACGGCTTCCTGATCGAGGTGGACCAGGTCGGCCAACTCGTCGCCGACGTCTTGCACTGA
- a CDS encoding iron-containing alcohol dehydrogenase family protein — MPLLARFVTAPLVVDVRRGALRELAEVLADQRISTSGRVAIAVGPTYGPIVQSTFEHGLVEADWFTVDGGTINTAIKLVEQIRQHRYDAIVGIGGGTVLDVTKFAAARLGLPMVAVATNLAHDGIGSPISTLDNDAGRGSYGVPAPIAVIVDLDLIAQAPPRSVRSGIGEIVSNLSALADWEAAHSQHGEEIDGLAVSLARTSAQAVLHHPGSILEETFLATLAEGLVLSGISMVVAGTSRPSSGACHEISHAIDLLHPSRRAFHGEQVGLGAAFAWFLRGDLAAFHTTVDCLHRHGLPVRPADLGFGLEEFGEIVAYAPQTRPGRITVLEESALTPARIAATVAAFNDHVYARIATGDGGITPEGRILEDR; from the coding sequence ATGCCCCTCCTAGCCCGCTTCGTCACCGCGCCGCTGGTCGTCGACGTCCGGCGGGGCGCGCTGCGGGAGCTGGCCGAGGTGCTCGCCGACCAGCGCATCTCGACCTCCGGCCGGGTCGCGATCGCGGTCGGTCCGACGTACGGGCCGATCGTGCAGAGCACGTTCGAGCACGGGCTGGTCGAGGCCGACTGGTTCACCGTGGACGGCGGCACGATCAACACCGCGATCAAGCTGGTCGAGCAGATCCGGCAGCACCGCTACGACGCGATCGTCGGGATCGGCGGCGGCACCGTGCTGGACGTGACCAAGTTCGCCGCGGCCCGGCTCGGGCTGCCGATGGTCGCGGTCGCCACCAACCTGGCCCACGACGGCATCGGCTCACCGATCAGCACGCTGGACAACGACGCCGGCCGCGGCTCGTACGGCGTTCCGGCGCCGATCGCGGTGATCGTCGACCTGGACCTGATCGCCCAGGCGCCGCCGCGCTCGGTCCGCTCCGGCATCGGCGAGATCGTCTCGAACCTGTCCGCGCTCGCCGACTGGGAGGCCGCGCACAGCCAGCACGGCGAGGAGATCGACGGGCTCGCGGTGTCGCTGGCCCGCACGTCGGCGCAGGCCGTGCTGCACCACCCCGGCAGCATCCTCGAAGAGACCTTTCTGGCCACGTTGGCCGAAGGGCTGGTGCTGTCCGGCATCTCGATGGTGGTGGCCGGCACGTCCCGGCCGTCGTCCGGCGCCTGCCACGAGATCTCGCACGCCATCGACCTGCTGCACCCCAGCCGGCGCGCGTTCCACGGTGAGCAGGTCGGGCTGGGCGCGGCGTTCGCGTGGTTCCTGCGCGGTGATCTGGCGGCCTTCCACACCACCGTCGACTGCCTGCACCGGCACGGGCTACCGGTCCGGCCGGCCGATCTCGGCTTCGGCCTGGAGGAGTTCGGCGAGATCGTCGCCTACGCGCCGCAGACCCGGCCCGGCCGGATCACCGTGCTGGAGGAGTCGGCGCTGACCCCGGCCCGGATCGCGGCGACGGTGGCCGCGTTCAACGACCACGTCTACGCCCGGATCGCCACCGGCGACGGCGGGATCACGCCTGAAGGAAGAATCCTGGAGGACCGGTGA
- a CDS encoding TIGR03089 family protein — protein sequence MAGTLPELFAAAVRRDGASPFLTYYDDVTGERIELSAVTTANWIAKTANLLVDEYDLAPDETVALALPPHWLGVVWALATWSAGAAVTTGAGDLAITGPDFRAAGRRETIATALLPLGGRFREPVPEGVHDYGAEVYNHPDLFVPADPPAAISPAYDGRTHADLIAAAEPIAERVLTTRDLVAPAGLDLLVGVILGGGSLVLCRNLDPAKRERRITDEKVDRVVED from the coding sequence ATGGCCGGAACCCTGCCCGAACTCTTCGCTGCCGCGGTGCGCCGCGACGGCGCCAGCCCGTTTCTCACCTACTACGACGACGTGACCGGCGAACGGATCGAGCTGAGCGCCGTCACCACCGCGAACTGGATCGCCAAGACCGCGAACCTGCTCGTCGACGAGTACGACCTCGCGCCGGACGAAACCGTCGCCCTCGCGTTGCCGCCGCACTGGCTGGGCGTGGTCTGGGCGCTGGCCACCTGGTCCGCGGGTGCGGCGGTGACCACCGGTGCGGGCGACCTGGCGATCACCGGCCCGGACTTCCGCGCCGCGGGCCGGCGGGAGACGATCGCCACCGCCCTGCTGCCGCTCGGCGGAAGGTTCCGCGAGCCGGTGCCGGAGGGCGTGCACGACTACGGCGCCGAGGTCTACAACCACCCGGACCTGTTCGTCCCGGCCGACCCGCCGGCCGCCATCAGCCCGGCGTACGACGGCCGGACGCACGCCGACCTGATCGCGGCCGCGGAGCCGATCGCGGAGCGGGTGCTGACCACCCGCGACCTGGTTGCCCCGGCCGGGCTCGATCTGCTGGTCGGAGTGATCCTCGGAGGTGGTTCGCTCGTGCTCTGCCGCAATCTGGACCCGGCGAAGCGGGAGCGGCGGATCACCGACGAAAAGGTCGACCGAGTAGTGGAGGACTGA
- a CDS encoding SDR family NAD(P)-dependent oxidoreductase, whose amino-acid sequence MQRFAGKVALVTAAAQGIGAGVARRIAAEGGSVVVTDLQQDKLDALVAELGDQRALAVRVDVTRRAEVDAAVAAAVERFGRLDVLVNNAGGCIVTSLPEETTVEEWRRQLDLTLIGAAQCVQAALPHLLESRGNVVTISSVNGLAAFGNLEYSAAKAGQVAMTKNFAARYGSSGVRFNVVAPGTIRTPNWDHQPDTLERFAAAYPLGRVGEPEDIAAATAFLASDDAAWITGITLPVEGGILLGPGMLDLTPSGPTGQHAAD is encoded by the coding sequence ATGCAGCGTTTCGCGGGCAAGGTCGCGCTCGTCACGGCGGCGGCACAGGGCATCGGGGCCGGAGTGGCCCGGCGGATCGCGGCCGAGGGCGGCTCGGTCGTCGTCACCGATCTGCAGCAGGACAAGCTCGACGCGCTCGTCGCCGAGCTCGGCGACCAGCGCGCCCTCGCGGTGCGGGTCGACGTGACCCGGCGGGCGGAGGTCGACGCGGCCGTCGCGGCGGCGGTCGAGCGGTTCGGCCGGCTCGACGTCCTGGTCAACAACGCGGGCGGCTGCATCGTCACCTCGCTGCCCGAGGAGACGACCGTCGAGGAGTGGCGCCGCCAGCTGGACCTGACCCTGATCGGTGCGGCCCAGTGCGTCCAGGCCGCGCTCCCCCACCTGCTGGAGTCGCGCGGCAACGTCGTGACGATCAGCTCGGTGAACGGCCTGGCCGCGTTCGGCAACCTCGAGTACTCCGCGGCCAAGGCCGGCCAGGTCGCGATGACGAAGAACTTCGCCGCCCGCTACGGCTCCAGCGGCGTCCGGTTCAATGTCGTGGCTCCCGGCACCATCCGGACCCCGAACTGGGACCACCAGCCCGACACCCTGGAACGCTTCGCCGCCGCCTACCCGCTCGGCCGGGTCGGCGAGCCCGAGGACATCGCCGCCGCGACCGCCTTCCTGGCCTCCGACGACGCGGCCTGGATCACCGGCATCACGCTGCCGGTCGAGGGCGGCATCCTGCTCGGCCCGGGCATGTTGGACCTCACCCCGTCCGGCCCGACCGGCCAGCACGCCGCGGACTGA